The Aquicella siphonis DNA segment TTTTTTGATAAACATGATATTCATATTCACGTGCCTGAAGGCGCGACACCCAAGGATGGTCCCAGTGCAGGTATCAGCATGTGCACGGCGCTGGTATCAGTACTTACCAATCTGCCAGTGCGTGCCGATTATGCGATGACAGGCGAAATCACCTTAAGGGGAGAAGTCTTGCCTATAGGCGGCGTCAAGGAAAAATTACTTGCTGCTCATCGCAGCGGCATCAAGAATGTGATCATCCCGGTTGAGAACGTCAAGGACTTGAAGGAAATTCCTGACAATATCAAACAGGATTTATCGATCAAGCCGGTGCGCTGGATTGATGAAGTGCTGGGGCTGGCTATAAATGGATATCCCCAGCGGTTGCCGCGCAAGAATAAAAAACTTAAAGCGCCGTTAGTCGGGGTTGGAAAGAAAGAGAAAGTCCGCAAGAGTGATCGTATCAGTTCTCATTGATAACCATCAGCATTGTTTTGATGTGACGGGTGATTTCATTTGCAAGTCGAATGGAATCACCTGTCATCATGATTCGATATCACACTCACGGCTGTGAGGCTGCTTAAACCGGACAGCAAGTCTGTTCTGATGGCAAATAATATTTTTATTAAAATGACAAGTAAAAAATACACTAAAAATAACGTTAACTTGCTTGACATAAGTTTCATGCTATTGGTATAAATCACATCTCGTTGTGATTGTTCGGTACGCAAGGAATGTCTGTCGAGCATGTAGTGTGAACATTTAGCATTATTATTTTTAACTATGGATAGAGAGAAGAGCGTATGAATAGAGCAGAACTTATCGATCTGATTTCAGACAAGGCTGAATTAACCAAGACGTCTGCGTCACGTGCACTTGATGCACTTCTGGAAGGCGTGACCATATCACTGCAAAATGGCGATCCAGTCGTATTAGTTAATTTTGGTACGTTTACTGTCAAACAGCGTGCGGCTCGTGAAGGACGCAATCCTTCGACCGGTGAAAAAATCAAGATTAAAGCAGCAAAAGTAGTGGGATTCAAAGCTGGCAAGGCATTGAAAGAGGCGGTAAAGGCCTGAGATTATCCATTACTGCTGGGTGCTTAGCTCAGCTGGTAGAGCGGCGCCCTTACAAGGCGTAGGTCGGGGGTTCGATCCCCTCAGCACCCAAA contains these protein-coding regions:
- a CDS encoding HU family DNA-binding protein, coding for MNRAELIDLISDKAELTKTSASRALDALLEGVTISLQNGDPVVLVNFGTFTVKQRAAREGRNPSTGEKIKIKAAKVVGFKAGKALKEAVKA